From Jeotgalibaca dankookensis, one genomic window encodes:
- a CDS encoding YfcC family protein — MEKKKFNFKIPHTYVLLISVMLIMAALTWIIPAGQFDRIEQAGRTIAVPGSWHSVDANPQGFFAIINSIPRGLLESAEISFFIFLIGGAFTVINETGTVEALIYKLSQKMAGREILVIPIFLFIFGIAGATLGFSEETIVFIPMGISLALALGYDSIVGMSIIASGAAIGFSAGFLNPFAVGVAQGIAELPTFSGMGLRIILFIVLWIVTSIYIMRYATMIKKDHTKSLVYDGIPKNKDTSDEFIKMNKRHIIVGLIFLGGILTIAFGVIQYGWYIQEIGAIFMITGIIAGFSYGYGPSKVADLFVLGAKEMIFAALIVGVARSIVIVMEDGLIIDTIVNGLAGTVEGVPGAFSAIAMYMIQILINFVIPSGTGQAAATMPIMVPLADAVGLTRQTAVMAYQLGAGFMDSIMLTSGVLMAQLSIAKIPYNKWVRYLGPLMIIWLLIGVVFLVIAYYTNYGPF; from the coding sequence TTGGAAAAAAAGAAGTTTAACTTTAAAATTCCACATACGTACGTATTATTAATTAGTGTCATGTTAATCATGGCTGCTTTAACTTGGATTATCCCAGCAGGGCAATTTGATCGAATCGAGCAAGCGGGTCGAACGATTGCAGTGCCAGGTTCTTGGCATTCAGTAGACGCCAATCCACAAGGTTTTTTTGCGATTATCAATTCTATTCCACGTGGGTTATTGGAATCAGCTGAAATTTCATTCTTTATCTTCTTAATCGGTGGTGCCTTTACTGTTATTAATGAAACCGGAACAGTAGAAGCACTTATCTATAAGCTGTCACAAAAAATGGCTGGTCGCGAAATTCTGGTTATTCCGATTTTCTTATTTATATTTGGGATTGCTGGTGCGACTTTAGGCTTTTCTGAAGAAACGATTGTTTTTATTCCTATGGGAATTTCACTCGCGCTTGCTCTTGGCTATGATTCGATTGTTGGAATGAGTATTATCGCATCTGGTGCAGCAATTGGATTTAGTGCTGGATTTTTGAATCCTTTTGCAGTTGGGGTTGCCCAAGGGATAGCTGAATTACCAACCTTCTCTGGGATGGGCCTCCGAATTATATTATTTATTGTTCTTTGGATTGTTACTTCTATTTATATTATGCGTTACGCAACGATGATTAAAAAAGACCACACGAAGAGTTTGGTTTACGATGGTATTCCTAAAAATAAAGATACTAGTGATGAATTCATAAAAATGAATAAACGTCACATCATTGTTGGACTGATTTTCTTAGGAGGTATCTTAACGATTGCCTTTGGAGTTATCCAATATGGATGGTACATTCAAGAAATTGGTGCTATTTTTATGATAACAGGGATAATAGCAGGCTTTTCATATGGCTACGGACCTAGCAAAGTAGCGGATTTATTCGTTCTAGGGGCAAAAGAGATGATTTTTGCAGCCTTAATTGTTGGGGTTGCCCGTTCAATCGTAATTGTAATGGAAGATGGACTCATTATTGATACTATTGTAAACGGATTAGCTGGAACGGTAGAAGGCGTACCAGGCGCTTTCTCAGCTATCGCGATGTATATGATTCAAATCTTAATTAACTTTGTTATTCCGTCAGGAACAGGACAAGCAGCAGCAACCATGCCGATTATGGTTCCGTTAGCAGATGCAGTAGGGCTTACCAGACAAACTGCCGTTATGGCGTATCAATTAGGAGCTGGGTTTATGGACTCTATCATGCTAACTTCTGGCGTCTTGATGGCACAACTGTCAATTGCTAAAATACCATACAATAAATGGGTACGTTACTTAGGACCTTTAATGATCATTTGGTTATTGATTGGGGTCGTTTTCCTAGTCATTGCTTATTACACAAATTATGGACCCTTTTAA
- a CDS encoding YdbC family protein: MADIKFEIVAHIGILSTSAKGWTKELNVVRWNDGQEKYDIRDWSPDHNKMSKGITLTEEELGQLRLFLTK; this comes from the coding sequence ATGGCTGATATAAAATTTGAAATAGTTGCACACATTGGGATTTTAAGCACCTCAGCTAAAGGTTGGACAAAGGAGCTAAATGTGGTGCGCTGGAATGACGGTCAGGAGAAATACGATATCCGTGACTGGAGTCCTGACCATAACAAGATGAGTAAGGGCATTACCCTGACAGAGGAAGAACTGGGACAACTCAGATTGTTCCTAACAAAATAA
- a CDS encoding zinc-ribbon domain-containing protein, whose protein sequence is MFIFLDVHPFEKKLDYYQTITCDQCGHFGRYEVFQLSNRMRLFFIPVFTFGKQFIVRTTCCGTVYQLADEVGKAITKGESVTIELEDLTRIESGVAHKVEEVCPHCGYHYAHGANYCPNCGQKL, encoded by the coding sequence ATGTTTATATTTTTAGATGTTCATCCTTTTGAAAAGAAATTGGACTACTATCAAACTATAACGTGCGACCAATGTGGACATTTTGGACGCTACGAAGTTTTTCAACTGTCAAATCGAATGCGCTTATTTTTCATTCCTGTTTTTACTTTTGGAAAGCAGTTCATTGTCCGAACGACATGTTGTGGTACGGTATATCAACTAGCTGATGAAGTTGGAAAAGCGATTACTAAAGGTGAATCAGTCACTATCGAGCTAGAGGATTTAACACGAATCGAATCAGGAGTTGCTCATAAAGTCGAAGAGGTTTGTCCTCATTGCGGCTATCATTATGCGCATGGTGCGAACTATTGTCCTAATTGTGGGCAAAAATTATAA
- a CDS encoding DUF975 family protein, with the protein MDNREIRLNGKRSLKGNYLVAIANLVVITIISYAFQMLFTGSTVDVQNFNTVSTISGGTLLLNFLISIVSMLVMSLLNLGYNWGFLNIQEGKQMTVSYLFAPFKYQAQKAIAFVFRRDLLILLWSLLLIIPGIIKSFAWALTDFIYHDEPDLSNREILEKSEQMMQGNKWKLFRLEFYYVLFYLIPIIIWMISALFIANNNTNMNDQVTGALFLGLFAGFMLVIGVSVLLTFVIEPKKRAARAAFYKSLLY; encoded by the coding sequence ATGGATAATCGTGAAATACGATTAAATGGAAAAAGGAGTTTAAAAGGTAATTATCTGGTGGCGATTGCTAATTTAGTTGTGATTACCATTATCAGTTATGCGTTTCAAATGCTCTTTACAGGTTCAACCGTTGATGTCCAAAATTTTAATACAGTATCGACTATTTCAGGCGGAACCTTACTCTTAAATTTTTTAATTAGTATTGTGAGTATGCTGGTGATGTCACTACTCAACTTAGGTTATAATTGGGGGTTTTTAAATATTCAAGAAGGAAAACAAATGACAGTGAGTTATCTATTTGCACCCTTTAAGTACCAAGCTCAAAAAGCGATTGCTTTTGTATTTAGAAGAGATTTATTGATTCTTCTATGGTCCCTCCTATTAATTATTCCAGGTATTATCAAATCTTTTGCCTGGGCGCTGACAGATTTTATCTATCATGATGAACCAGACTTATCTAACCGTGAAATTTTAGAGAAAAGTGAGCAAATGATGCAAGGAAATAAGTGGAAACTATTTCGTTTGGAATTTTATTATGTCCTCTTCTACCTTATTCCAATAATTATTTGGATGATTAGCGCTTTGTTTATAGCAAATAACAACACAAATATGAACGATCAAGTAACGGGTGCGCTGTTCTTAGGATTGTTTGCTGGGTTTATGCTAGTCATTGGGGTCTCCGTTCTGCTTACCTTTGTCATTGAGCCCAAAAAACGTGCTGCACGGGCTGCTTTTTATAAAAGTCTATTGTATTAA
- a CDS encoding HIRAN domain-containing protein has translation MDKHVSIYDQILEKREDQPSLPYLFQNIEIAGREDTLYSLLTEGLPYSKKQDLADLCCKKIREAVDHNQENLLEEFLVKQPLHQFFMELRERIRVLIEVEYFTQKELHKLGMNLTRTSAHPEMVKLGIILLGFYPHDLTLKIFKLLGYHSEFTMYVSESIQHGHFRQNEILFDLVQHTSGYGRLAALFSLKPVTREQQKWVLKYAIKSHYLSSIYVNVSLQKVDIRNYLFSSELDEMNYHDFMYVVSYQELVDVTALSEQALTFMEKLVDKKILADRFIDLAGLVTMWLKIIDSWEEDYQYVDRHLQASNKLDDEWDKRFNRYEKITQTIEEFLSNSKWQHLVVKEMLNPTETDILIVNVLQFLEIKPDFQAFTPLLKRNPLGLNLLEFFLGQEAETYFHATSDYLFNLLSEQLFQFPLQFEQKTENGESYLAKVNVWLEALLENMLRRDFLDLEWCIKLLSYYNPYLRQLALQVLKKNKDEWEDDDTVLTALERLRDREENRKNKRLVFDLLDMNNHPLKIRKYLVVEHLVQYSLATDKKLLETNLVGMEYYDYPIPETPLKKGKLFQLAREKDNEYDKNAIGVTLENGCLLGYIPRMDNRILATLIDNGETLFARLESEDMDEEEILLQVFLRQKNGPISVPDSKTDNIVPFPQK, from the coding sequence TTGGACAAGCACGTAAGTATATATGATCAAATATTAGAAAAACGCGAAGACCAGCCAAGCTTACCCTATCTTTTCCAAAATATAGAGATAGCTGGAAGGGAAGATACACTTTACAGTCTCTTAACGGAGGGCCTCCCTTATAGTAAAAAGCAAGATTTAGCTGATTTATGTTGTAAAAAAATTCGCGAGGCTGTTGACCATAATCAAGAAAATTTATTAGAGGAATTTCTAGTAAAACAACCTTTACACCAATTTTTTATGGAACTACGTGAGCGTATTCGCGTTCTAATCGAAGTGGAATATTTCACTCAAAAAGAGTTACATAAATTAGGCATGAACTTAACGAGAACGAGCGCTCATCCCGAGATGGTTAAATTAGGAATTATTTTACTTGGCTTTTACCCTCACGACTTAACTCTGAAAATATTTAAACTCCTAGGTTATCACAGTGAATTTACAATGTATGTGTCTGAGAGCATTCAACATGGACATTTTCGTCAAAATGAAATTTTATTCGACTTAGTCCAACATACATCTGGTTATGGACGTTTAGCAGCTCTGTTCTCTTTAAAGCCTGTCACCCGTGAGCAACAAAAATGGGTACTTAAATATGCAATCAAAAGTCATTATTTATCAAGTATTTATGTTAATGTGAGTCTTCAAAAAGTAGACATCCGCAACTACCTTTTTAGTAGTGAGCTTGATGAAATGAACTATCACGACTTTATGTATGTTGTTTCCTATCAAGAATTAGTGGATGTAACGGCCTTGTCTGAACAAGCGCTCACCTTTATGGAGAAACTAGTCGATAAAAAAATACTCGCTGACCGGTTTATTGACCTAGCCGGACTAGTGACCATGTGGTTAAAAATAATTGATAGTTGGGAAGAAGATTATCAGTATGTCGATCGCCATCTACAAGCATCTAATAAACTAGATGACGAATGGGATAAACGTTTTAACCGGTATGAAAAAATAACGCAAACAATTGAGGAGTTTTTAAGTAATTCTAAGTGGCAACACTTAGTAGTAAAAGAAATGCTGAATCCAACTGAAACAGACATTTTAATCGTAAATGTGTTGCAATTTTTAGAAATAAAACCGGATTTTCAAGCGTTTACTCCGCTCTTGAAGCGAAACCCATTAGGGTTGAACTTGTTGGAATTCTTTTTAGGGCAAGAAGCGGAAACATACTTTCACGCAACAAGTGATTATTTATTTAATTTGTTGAGTGAACAACTCTTTCAATTCCCACTTCAGTTTGAACAGAAAACAGAAAATGGAGAGAGCTATTTAGCTAAAGTAAATGTTTGGTTAGAAGCACTATTGGAAAATATGTTGAGAAGAGATTTTCTTGATCTTGAATGGTGTATCAAACTGTTGTCATACTATAATCCTTACCTCAGACAATTAGCCTTGCAAGTATTAAAAAAAAATAAAGATGAGTGGGAAGATGATGATACAGTTTTAACTGCTTTGGAAAGGTTACGTGACCGAGAAGAGAATCGTAAAAATAAGCGTTTAGTATTTGATTTATTAGATATGAATAATCACCCTTTAAAAATAAGAAAGTACTTAGTCGTGGAACATTTAGTCCAATACTCTCTAGCGACTGATAAAAAATTATTAGAAACCAATTTGGTAGGAATGGAATATTATGACTACCCAATTCCAGAAACGCCTCTTAAAAAGGGTAAACTGTTCCAGTTGGCAAGGGAAAAAGACAATGAATACGATAAAAATGCTATTGGAGTTACGCTAGAAAATGGCTGTCTCTTAGGCTATATTCCACGGATGGATAACCGTATACTAGCGACTTTAATCGATAATGGGGAAACACTTTTTGCTCGTTTAGAAAGTGAAGACATGGATGAAGAAGAAATACTTCTGCAAGTATTTCTTCGCCAGAAAAATGGACCGATATCTGTACCTGATTCAAAAACAGACAATATTGTACCTTTTCCACAAAAATAA
- a CDS encoding DegV family protein: MKIIVDSSCDLPLSYLEEHDVVVLPLRVIVDQTEYVDMYEISNEQIYAFINEGKRPQTSQVPLSKYVETFQRLAQAEESAIYLALSSELSGCFQAALLAKAQVVEDYPDFDLEIIDSRAASLGIGLLAREAVQMNEANTSKDQIVNHLHFMVEHLVSLFTVEDLNYLAQGGRLSKSGAFLGSLLNIHPLLEVIDGRLQAIDRFRGRKKVLNKIYERMANEASKVTEQTILIVHTNETELVAEIKDHIQETFHPKEVIAYPIGAVISAHTGMGTIGVFFMDQ, from the coding sequence ATGAAAATAATTGTAGATAGTTCCTGTGATTTACCCCTGTCTTATCTAGAAGAGCATGACGTAGTTGTTTTACCTTTAAGAGTGATTGTCGACCAAACCGAGTATGTGGATATGTATGAAATTTCTAATGAGCAAATCTATGCTTTTATTAATGAAGGGAAACGCCCGCAAACTAGTCAAGTTCCTTTAAGTAAATATGTAGAGACTTTTCAACGTCTTGCACAAGCAGAGGAAAGTGCCATTTACCTTGCCCTCTCTTCTGAACTATCGGGCTGTTTTCAAGCTGCCCTCTTAGCAAAAGCACAAGTAGTAGAAGACTATCCGGATTTTGATTTAGAGATTATCGACTCTCGTGCTGCTTCTTTAGGAATTGGACTCTTAGCCAGAGAAGCGGTTCAAATGAACGAAGCCAATACCTCAAAAGACCAAATTGTAAATCACCTTCACTTTATGGTGGAGCACCTTGTTTCACTCTTTACTGTGGAAGATCTGAATTATTTAGCCCAAGGTGGACGACTTTCTAAATCAGGCGCTTTCTTAGGAAGTTTACTAAATATTCACCCCCTCCTAGAGGTTATTGATGGGCGCTTACAAGCCATTGATCGCTTCCGTGGTCGTAAAAAAGTTTTAAATAAGATTTATGAACGTATGGCTAATGAAGCCAGCAAGGTTACCGAACAAACAATTCTTATCGTTCATACAAATGAGACCGAACTAGTTGCCGAAATAAAGGACCATATTCAAGAAACCTTCCATCCAAAAGAAGTAATTGCCTACCCAATTGGAGCTGTCATTTCCGCTCACACAGGTATGGGTACCATTGGAGTTTTCTTTATGGACCAATAA